In a genomic window of Hyphomicrobiales bacterium:
- a CDS encoding murein L,D-transpeptidase — protein MDLPVQEQPAVVDSQDENQTAAPVGDEAAAPVITGTVVAEAQEAVPASATATDETPVSPGVAALSIAADNADLPTSPPAAVVEDLRRGVSVTGPAVVETDAQDTASAPAAEMPAAEPADPVEARYYRDARVHLADVTLRTYPEVGEAIIAFYGDSARTLWTTPDGVNDKAKAVMAELAKVDRFALSPDDYRVELPDLDFAEDAPAAADAGGAPDEAAEVEEGPSLEDRRAEALMAFEMELSAKLLTYALDASRGRVDPNKISEYHDLPRKDVDLAAVLAAAAGSDDAAELVAAQNPQGAHFQALAAELVRLKGLDEQDRIVIAPGTLLKPGRSDPETANVIKAIVKHASAELKEKHAETLAAYQDGEEYTLELVALVKDYQRENRLAVDGIVGPGTIRSLIGDSNADKIAKVELAMERARWLPGDLGKRHIFVNQPAYMVAYNRPDDEPLKMRVVVGKPSNQTSFFMDKLETVEFNPYWGVPLSIIVNEMMPKLNADPSYLDHAGYEVTTVSGKRVSSASVDWYGVASRSSSINVRQLPGRSNALGELKILFPNKHHIYMHDTPAKSLFKRDRRAFSHGCIRLHDPRAMAAAVLGKSEDYIASRIAQGKNESDPVTDDIPIYVSYFTAWPEKDGTVNYFADVYSRDKYLTKALAATEKVRSKS, from the coding sequence ATGGATCTGCCGGTGCAGGAACAGCCGGCGGTCGTCGATTCGCAGGACGAAAACCAGACGGCGGCTCCGGTCGGCGACGAAGCTGCTGCACCGGTGATCACCGGCACCGTCGTCGCCGAAGCGCAGGAGGCCGTTCCCGCATCCGCGACCGCGACCGACGAGACACCGGTCAGCCCGGGCGTGGCGGCGCTTTCGATCGCAGCCGACAACGCCGACCTGCCGACTTCGCCGCCGGCAGCTGTCGTGGAAGACCTGCGCCGTGGCGTCAGCGTTACCGGCCCGGCCGTGGTCGAGACGGATGCGCAAGACACGGCGAGCGCTCCGGCCGCCGAGATGCCGGCCGCGGAACCTGCCGACCCGGTAGAGGCCCGCTATTATCGCGATGCCCGCGTCCATCTGGCCGACGTCACGCTGCGGACATATCCGGAAGTGGGTGAGGCGATCATCGCGTTCTACGGCGACAGCGCGCGCACGCTTTGGACGACGCCGGATGGGGTCAACGACAAGGCGAAGGCCGTGATGGCTGAACTGGCCAAGGTCGACCGCTTTGCGCTTTCGCCGGATGACTACCGTGTTGAACTGCCCGATCTGGACTTCGCGGAAGACGCCCCGGCGGCTGCGGATGCCGGCGGAGCGCCGGATGAGGCCGCTGAAGTGGAAGAGGGGCCGTCGCTGGAGGATCGCCGCGCCGAGGCTCTGATGGCCTTCGAGATGGAGCTGTCGGCGAAGCTGCTGACCTACGCCCTCGATGCGTCGCGCGGCCGTGTCGACCCGAACAAGATTTCCGAGTACCACGATCTGCCGCGCAAGGACGTCGATCTCGCCGCCGTGCTCGCCGCCGCTGCCGGCAGCGACGATGCCGCCGAACTGGTCGCCGCGCAGAACCCGCAGGGGGCTCATTTCCAGGCGCTGGCCGCCGAGCTCGTCCGCTTGAAGGGCCTCGACGAGCAGGATCGTATCGTCATCGCCCCGGGCACCTTGCTGAAGCCGGGCCGCTCGGATCCCGAGACCGCCAATGTCATCAAGGCGATCGTCAAGCACGCTTCGGCCGAGCTGAAGGAAAAACACGCCGAGACGCTTGCCGCCTATCAGGACGGCGAAGAGTACACGCTGGAGCTCGTTGCTCTGGTGAAGGACTATCAGCGCGAAAACCGGCTCGCGGTCGACGGTATCGTCGGGCCGGGCACCATCCGATCGCTCATTGGCGACAGCAACGCCGACAAGATCGCCAAGGTCGAACTGGCCATGGAGCGCGCCCGCTGGCTGCCCGGTGATCTCGGCAAACGCCACATCTTCGTCAATCAGCCTGCCTACATGGTCGCCTACAACCGTCCTGACGACGAGCCGTTGAAGATGCGCGTCGTGGTCGGCAAGCCGTCCAACCAGACCAGCTTCTTCATGGACAAGCTCGAGACGGTCGAATTCAACCCGTATTGGGGTGTGCCGCTGTCGATCATCGTTAATGAGATGATGCCGAAGCTGAATGCCGATCCGAGCTACCTCGATCACGCCGGCTACGAGGTGACGACGGTTTCGGGCAAGCGTGTGTCATCGGCCTCGGTGGATTGGTATGGTGTCGCCAGCCGGTCGTCGTCGATCAATGTCCGCCAGCTTCCCGGCCGCAGCAACGCGCTTGGCGAACTGAAGATCCTGTTCCCGAACAAGCACCACATCTACATGCACGACACGCCGGCCAAGAGCCTGTTCAAGCGCGACCGGCGCGCCTTCAGCCACGGCTGCATCCGCCTGCACGATCCGCGCGCGATGGCCGCGGCCGTGCTCGGAAAATCGGAGGATTACATCGCTTCGCGCATTGCCCAGGGCAAGAACGAAAGCGACCCGGTCACCGACGATATTCCGATCTATGTGTCCTATTTCACGGCCTGGCCGGAAAAAGACGGAACGGTGAACTATTTCGCCGACGTCTACAGCCGCGACAAATATCTGACCAAGGCTCTCGCAGCGACGGAGAAGGTTCGCAGCAAGAGCTGA
- a CDS encoding sulfotransferase, translated as MAADRRYFFISGLPRSGSTLSAGLLRQNPRFYAGMSSPIASLFDSLIAQVSAGTELSTMVNEEQRARLLRGLFDSYYADRDEPVIFDTNRAWTAQLPALMRLFPDAKLICLVRDLSWIMDSMERQFRQNAFEHTRLFNSGAERATVYTRVEALAGANRLVGYPWHALREACYSEFAERLVIVEYDLLAQRPAEVFKLLYEFLDEEPFEHDFNAVDYDAPQFDAQLGLNGLHRVHQTVAPRPRQTILPPDLFERYSKLAFWRNLPNSKAFRIVAREAADAQGAVMPPPTHPVTAPSN; from the coding sequence ATGGCTGCGGATCGCCGATATTTCTTTATTTCCGGATTGCCTCGCTCCGGTTCGACGCTCTCCGCCGGGCTACTGCGTCAAAACCCGCGTTTCTACGCCGGCATGTCGAGCCCGATCGCGTCGCTCTTCGACAGCCTGATCGCACAGGTCTCCGCCGGCACTGAACTGTCGACCATGGTCAACGAGGAACAGCGCGCGCGCCTGCTGCGCGGCCTGTTCGACAGCTACTACGCCGACCGCGACGAGCCGGTGATTTTCGACACCAACCGGGCCTGGACGGCGCAACTGCCGGCGCTGATGCGCCTGTTCCCCGATGCCAAGCTGATCTGCCTGGTGCGCGACCTGTCGTGGATCATGGATTCCATGGAGCGGCAGTTCCGCCAGAACGCGTTTGAACACACGCGGCTGTTCAACTCCGGCGCCGAGCGCGCCACGGTCTACACGCGCGTCGAGGCGCTGGCGGGCGCGAACCGGCTCGTCGGCTATCCCTGGCATGCACTGCGCGAGGCCTGTTACTCGGAATTCGCCGAGCGGCTGGTGATCGTCGAATACGATTTGCTCGCCCAGCGTCCCGCCGAGGTTTTCAAGCTGCTCTACGAGTTCCTCGACGAGGAACCGTTCGAGCATGACTTTAACGCGGTCGACTACGATGCGCCGCAATTCGACGCCCAGCTTGGGTTGAACGGCCTGCATCGCGTGCACCAGACGGTCGCGCCGCGCCCGCGTCAGACCATCCTCCCGCCCGACCTGTTCGAGCGCTATTCCAAACTCGCCTTCTGGCGAAACCTTCCGAACTCCAAGGCCTTCCGCATTGTCGCGCGCGAGGCCGCCGACGCTCAAGGGGCTGTCATGCCGCCCCCGACGCATCCCGTCACAGCCCCCTCGAATTGA